Genomic segment of Candidatus Marsarchaeota archaeon:
TATTGTAACCCTAAAAGAATCACCAATGTTATGAAATTCCGGATCCGGAAGCCCTGCCTCTCGCATATAATTTATCATCTTGCGTACGCCAGTGCCAAGGCCCTCTCCATATCTAAGGTCGTGCAGGAACTGATATACAAGCGGGTTTCTATGCCTTGGGATCTTGTAAAAATTCAGAATGGTTTGCCCCTGAAGCAATCCACCGGGATTCGTAATCTGCAGCCTATCAGGATAGAGTTCTATAAGCACATCGTTTGAATCGAAGTAATCCCTATGGCCTATGGCATTGGTTATCATCTCTCTAATTACCTTATCTGGGTATTCAGGAATTTCTATCCTCTCAAGCCCTTTTGTTATAAACCGGGTACCTGCGATTTCTTTTACCATAATGAAAGCCTTTTCTATAAGGTTTGGAACCGTGCCGTTAATCCTTTTATCGGAAGCTATCGCCTCCAATTCTGGCTCTTTGCTCTTGTATTTTACAACCCGCGCTTCCAGATTGGGCACAAATTGCTGCGGATCTTTTGCAAAAAACATCGCCGCTATGTTCTTTAAGTAAAACTCGCCATTGTAATTTGCTGCGCGAAGGGCAAACAGCATCTTCCTAACGCCTTCAGTATTCAAATCATGCATTTCTTCGTCAGGGCTTCTAGACTGCACTAGCCTAGACAAGGCGCCAGTATCAATGTCGTTCATCTTCATCCTACTTTTCAGTTCCTCAAAGTTCAATAGTGTCCTATTCTTGAGGAACCCTATGAGCTCCCTGCCATAAAGTTCGAGGTTTGTGCTGCCTTGCCTCACAAAGCATTTGCGGTTGAAAAAGCATGGTTCCTCATTAAAAGGAATCTGTTCCACCTTAATCACAATAAGCTTCTTGTCTTCATAAACCAGGGATTCCTGATTTACATGAGGTCTAGGACTGCATCTGTCAAGCAGCTCCCGGATTTTCATCGAAGCTGTATCTGCGTCGTCAATTCCCATCACCTGCTTCTGTGGATTAAGTCCAAGGACTATCGTGCCTCCGAAAGTGTTGGCGAAGGCAGATATTGTATTGCCTATTTTTTCTGACAGCCCCTGCTTTACTTCTATGGATGGGCCCTCCCATTCATCTATGATTTCTTTTATAAGTTCCTTTGTATAAACCATCGAATCGCCATGCGCCTGGATGCACTATGCTTATAGGATGTTACCGAATTACTACTAATTTACTATAAAATAACTATAATGATTAGTTATTTATTGATTTGCTTTACGTTGTCTTTAAGTATATGAACCCCTAGAGAAATTGAGAAAACGACATAGAGCCGAAATACATAGAAATGCCAGTCAAGAACTACGTGATGGAGACGCTCGCAGATACAGGCAAGTCCAAGAAAGAGCTCGGCTACGAGGCGAAAATTGGCCTAGACGAGGGGCTGAGGCTGATGAGCGAGCATTATCTGTGAGCCAACACGGCTGGCCTGCCATGCTTCATGGCCTCGTCGACTATCTCTTGCGTTATGCTGTTGCCCGCGCGGTGCGCAAGCGCAAGAAGGTACTGAAGGTTGCCGACATGCTTGTCGCATGCGCCCACTCTAATGAGTGCGGATCCGCCCAAATACCCATTGAAAAACAGCTTGCTGGGCATTGCCCCTCTCCCGAACATGCTGGCAATCCTGCCGGCAGACTCATCGGAGTCTACGAACGCAGTAATTGCGTTGTGCATGCCTTTATCGCCACCGCAGACGAAGCAGCCCGGCGTTTCGTCGATGGTGAACTTGCCGCTTGAGTGGAAGCGTTCCCCCTTGCTGACCGTTTTCTCGATCATGAATCAACACCACTATGGTTTTGCTGTCCTTTTTTGCTGTTCTATTGAGTTGATTGGGTGCGCGGCTTGGCAGCGCTGTACTTGGCCGCCAGGCCCTGCTGCGCCTCTCTGCCATGGGTCGTGATTCTCAGGCCTTTCCCGTCCTCTGCAACGAGCGCAAACATGAACAGGTCTGATACGCGCTCGCGTACAAGCCTGTCCGTGATGCTGTTGTCGCCCAACCGCTTGCGCACCCCATCTGCGAGATCGGTGAATACCCTGCTCCCATACCTTGTGCCTTCCGGCAGCCTCTCAATCTCGTCAAGGAGCGCACATATCACGCGCTCCCTGACTTCCAAGGGTTCGATGTTGATCTGCTTGTCTCTCATACATGCACCATAAGTGCGCGCTGCCACGCGCGTTATTCAGCCGTATGGGCCTCAGCCGCTACTCTCTTCGCCCGCGCCCCAGACTATAATGCTCCCTATGCTCATGAACGTGCCCGCGATGACTGTACCGAACGCATAAACCACGAGATGCGGATCGTTCGTCTTCAGCCCGGCCCATGCAAGCCCTGCCGCGGCTGCAAGCGGGGAGAACATCGCCGTGACCTGGTAAACGAATGTATGGCTGTTTTTCTTTACAATAGGCTGCCCGCCGTCCGGGCCATCGGCTTCAGGCCTGTGCCCCTCTCTGCGGAGCCAGGAGTGAATGCTGGCCATGGCTCTATGTGTTTCTTGGCCCCGGTCTCCGGCCTGCTTTATCGGCTCGCCCGCGCCCCTTAGGGGCACAGATACATTATACGGTGTGTAATCTATAGAGGGCATTAAATCCACACATTAACGCTATTTTGCTCCCGAACAGTATGGCTTAGGAGATATTTATTCATTGCGCATCAATTCCGGCACGCCCATAAGGTACAGCTGAAAGTGCTCGAAACGCCCCTTTGCGCCCTCAGCTCCAAGGCTCAGCACGCGCGCTATGCTCTTGTCAGGGTCATCAAGGAAGTCGGCCAGCGCCCTGCCCAAGTCGAAGTTATCCATCTCGTATATAAGACCTGCGAACAGCGCAGCGAGCGCGCCGCGCGAAGAGACGGCCATGCCAGACCTCGTTATGCTCGGTATGGTTTCTGCCGTGTCTAGGTCCGCAGACAGCACGGTTGCCATGAGCCTCTCATAAGCGTCGTTCATATCAACGCCATAGTCGGCCTTGAACTTCTGGAAGAGCGCGTCTGCGACCTTGCTGCCATCCTGCCCCTTTCCATGCCCTGAAGCATATGCAGCATAGAACCCGAACAGGTACGCGCCAGCCTCGTTCATGGCGTTCCAGATTATGCTCCTCTTGTTGGCACCGTATTCTCCAAGAACGCCTTCGGGGCCCGCCCGGAGCAGGTACGACATATCAGAATCGTTCGTCATGTCACGGCGCTCCCTGAACTCGTGCTGCGCCTGGTGGAAAAGCTCGTGGCATGTCAGCTCCGTAGTTACGTTCTCGAGCCCGTAGTAGTGTATAGTGCCATCGTGAAGCTGCGCCGCGAGCCTGTCGTCGCGGTGCTGGTGTATCGCTATGTCAGGCAGTTCGCTGATCTGGTAGCCTGTGAGCCCATTCAGCAAGCTGCGGCCGTAAATCATCTGCTCGTTAGCATTATGGCGGTCAAGCTTAATCCTGTGAGGAAGCCCCTCGTTGGCTGCTATGCGCGCCACTGCTGCACTAGAACCATGCACGTTAGAATTGCCAAGCATCAAAGTGTCAACCATGCAACCCCCTCGGTAAGGATATTGCGTCGCAGGAGATATTTATATGTTGCAATCGGCTCGTCAGGCGCCCATCGAGCTTATCGTCCCATTGGCATGAGCGTCCTGGGGTCCAGGTCTTCATACTCTTCGTTACTAAGGGGGAAGAAAGAGAATGTACTATCTTTGTATACCACTTGGATTATGAAATGCCTTGATTGCCAGTTTTCATCGTCTCTATTATCAATAAGAACGCTGCGCGATACCAGGTACCTCGGGCCGCCTGGCATATTCAGTT
This window contains:
- a CDS encoding putative DNA binding domain-containing protein, which gives rise to MVYTKELIKEIIDEWEGPSIEVKQGLSEKIGNTISAFANTFGGTIVLGLNPQKQVMGIDDADTASMKIRELLDRCSPRPHVNQESLVYEDKKLIVIKVEQIPFNEEPCFFNRKCFVRQGSTNLELYGRELIGFLKNRTLLNFEELKSRMKMNDIDTGALSRLVQSRSPDEEMHDLNTEGVRKMLFALRAANYNGEFYLKNIAAMFFAKDPQQFVPNLEARVVKYKSKEPELEAIASDKRINGTVPNLIEKAFIMVKEIAGTRFITKGLERIEIPEYPDKVIREMITNAIGHRDYFDSNDVLIELYPDRLQITNPGGLLQGQTILNFYKIPRHRNPLVYQFLHDLRYGEGLGTGVRKMINYMREAGLPDPEFHNIGDSFRVTIYNASSGKSRMRSNALNARQEEALTFLKANKSLKLKAYAELVGVSQPTATKDLNELITHGLVRRIGKFRGAYYVLDGHGEGYPAD